The Bacteroidales bacterium genome window below encodes:
- a CDS encoding lamin tail domain-containing protein: protein MKKILFFTAIVFFLSLVVKSQVNDDFSDGDYTQNPQWMGETTKFQISSYSSSTWSIPPRLQLNGLSAADTTYLYTDSHMPDLNSKQWEFWVRLAFNTSVTNNCRIYLASDSSNFEGKLNGYFVMLGDDNNDNFDSISLWKQTGNSVERLITGQTIYTGASSSYRIKITRDNAGTWSMYANQQGTSDYTFQGSAVETTHNISEYFGFFCKYTSTNKTNFYFDDIYAGDIIIDTIPPEAQNLMAISATQVDVLFSENIETASAENINNYFTTGIGFPATATKDPANNMLVHLVFPAPFIEGVLYSMDISNVRDNNGNTMQQVTKTFVFYRGFAFDILINEIMADPDPPVGLPNYEYLELYNRTQIPINLKNWKLLVGTSVYTIPDVTITADSFFIITNSNNITPFNMYGEVAGLSSFSLSNTGTTIILKNKDDKIIHYVSYTDDWYQNPFKEDGGWSLEQIDAGNPCGEAGNWNASNSINGGTPGTKNSVAGSNSDNTSPVIIRASVNRQEISKVKLYFSEIIDSISVLNTGKYFADNGLGTPYMINTSDIGYRVISLYFSQNMQENVIYTLTVADSIFDCAGNKILLNQTIRFSIPLFPDSGDLVINEVLFNPKENGVDFVEIYNRSSKVLDFKDMYLASPGNPKNITNDNFLSFPGDYTVFTTNPNIVKIQYIAENPNNFIAMEAFPSFNDDAGEVILATITDTIIDNFSYNEAMHFPLLTSMDGVSLERINFNRPANDATNWHSASETVGFATPSYKNSQYSNIEPEDGNVSIAPEIFSPDNDGYNDVLNIHCKADAPGKMLNIIIYDAKGRLIKYLIKNQLISSESTFTWDGTDDSGRKANIGIYVVYMEIIDMKGSVKQYKKTAVLATKF from the coding sequence ATGAAAAAAATATTGTTTTTTACAGCGATAGTATTCTTTCTTTCATTGGTAGTAAAATCACAGGTAAACGATGATTTTTCAGACGGTGATTACACACAAAACCCCCAATGGATGGGCGAAACAACAAAATTTCAGATTTCTTCTTATTCCAGCAGCACCTGGAGTATCCCTCCCCGTTTGCAGCTTAATGGTTTGTCGGCTGCCGACACAACTTATCTTTATACCGATTCACATATGCCTGATCTAAACAGCAAACAATGGGAATTTTGGGTGAGACTTGCTTTCAACACGTCTGTAACAAATAATTGCAGAATTTATCTTGCTTCGGACAGTTCCAATTTTGAAGGAAAGCTTAATGGATATTTTGTAATGCTTGGAGACGACAATAATGACAATTTCGACAGCATCTCATTGTGGAAACAAACCGGAAACAGTGTTGAAAGGCTAATTACTGGACAAACAATTTATACCGGAGCTTCATCATCTTACCGCATAAAAATTACAAGAGACAATGCGGGAACCTGGTCAATGTATGCTAACCAGCAGGGAACAAGCGATTATACCTTTCAGGGCTCTGCTGTTGAGACGACTCATAACATTTCAGAATATTTTGGTTTTTTTTGTAAATATACATCCACAAACAAAACTAATTTTTATTTCGATGATATTTATGCCGGTGACATAATTATTGACACCATTCCTCCGGAAGCTCAAAATTTAATGGCGATTTCTGCCACTCAGGTTGATGTTTTATTTTCCGAAAATATTGAAACTGCATCTGCAGAAAATATTAATAATTATTTCACCACAGGAATAGGTTTCCCTGCAACAGCCACAAAAGACCCTGCAAACAATATGCTTGTTCATCTGGTTTTTCCGGCACCTTTTATTGAAGGTGTTTTATACTCCATGGATATTTCTAATGTCAGGGACAACAATGGAAATACTATGCAACAGGTTACAAAGACTTTTGTCTTTTACCGCGGTTTTGCATTTGATATTTTGATAAATGAAATCATGGCCGATCCCGACCCTCCTGTCGGATTGCCAAATTATGAATATCTTGAATTATACAACCGGACACAAATACCCATAAACCTTAAAAATTGGAAATTACTGGTTGGAACCTCAGTTTATACAATACCTGATGTTACAATTACCGCAGATAGTTTCTTTATTATAACCAACAGCAACAATATTACACCATTTAATATGTATGGAGAAGTTGCTGGCCTGTCATCGTTTTCGCTTAGCAATACAGGAACAACAATAATTCTGAAAAATAAAGATGATAAAATCATTCATTATGTAAGTTATACGGATGACTGGTACCAGAATCCCTTCAAAGAAGATGGTGGTTGGTCACTCGAACAGATTGATGCAGGCAATCCTTGCGGGGAGGCAGGAAACTGGAATGCTTCAAATTCAATAAATGGGGGGACTCCGGGAACAAAGAACTCGGTTGCGGGCAGCAACTCCGACAATACAAGTCCTGTAATTATTCGTGCTTCAGTAAACCGTCAGGAAATATCAAAGGTAAAGCTTTACTTCAGCGAAATTATTGATAGTATTTCCGTGTTGAACACCGGTAAGTATTTTGCCGATAACGGACTGGGTACCCCTTATATGATTAATACCAGTGACATTGGATACCGTGTAATTTCTTTATACTTTTCGCAAAACATGCAAGAAAATGTTATTTACACATTAACTGTAGCGGACAGTATTTTTGATTGTGCAGGGAACAAAATACTTTTAAACCAGACAATACGTTTTTCTATTCCACTTTTCCCCGACAGCGGCGACCTTGTAATTAACGAAGTACTTTTTAATCCAAAAGAAAACGGTGTTGATTTTGTAGAAATTTACAACCGTTCATCTAAGGTTTTGGATTTTAAAGATATGTATCTTGCATCACCCGGAAACCCTAAAAATATAACAAACGACAACTTTCTTTCCTTCCCGGGTGATTATACTGTTTTTACAACCAATCCGAATATTGTCAAAATCCAATATATTGCTGAAAACCCAAATAACTTTATTGCTATGGAAGCTTTTCCTTCCTTCAATGATGATGCAGGAGAAGTAATACTCGCCACAATTACAGACACAATTATTGATAATTTTTCTTATAATGAAGCAATGCACTTTCCTTTGCTTACCTCTATGGATGGTGTTTCTCTTGAACGAATTAATTTCAACAGGCCGGCAAATGATGCTACCAACTGGCATTCGGCCTCCGAAACAGTAGGTTTTGCTACTCCCTCATACAAAAACTCACAATATTCGAACATAGAGCCCGAAGACGGAAACGTAAGTATTGCTCCCGAAATTTTTTCACCCGATAACGACGGATATAATGATGTATTGAACATTCACTGCAAAGCCGATGCTCCCGGCAAAATGCTGAATATTATTATTTACGACGCTAAAGGCCGTTTAATAAAATATCTTATAAAAAACCAGCTTATTTCGTCGGAAAGTACTTTTACATGGGACGGAACAGATGACAGCGGCAGGAAAGCGAACATCGGAATTTATGTTGTTTATATGGAAATAATTGACATGAAGGGTAGCGTTAAGCAATATAAAAAGACAGCCGTACTGGCAACAAAATTCTAA
- a CDS encoding ComF family protein encodes MLYFYDFLALFFPRICCSCKNTLLKHEDILCTFCLHKLPKTNFHQDKDNPVSKIFWGRIHLESASSMYFFTKGGKVQHLLHQLKYKGKKEIGVYLGNLYGKELKTSDLYKDVDVIIPVPLHPRKNHKRGYNQSEMFARGLSESFSKPVDIKALIRTHASETQTKKSRFRRWENVEEIFALKNHQHLYNKHILLVDDVITTGATIEACGKILLNIQGVKLSVASIACALH; translated from the coding sequence ATGTTATATTTTTATGATTTTTTAGCTTTATTTTTTCCTCGGATTTGTTGCTCGTGCAAAAACACACTACTGAAACACGAAGATATTTTATGCACATTTTGCCTCCACAAACTTCCCAAAACAAATTTTCATCAAGATAAAGATAATCCGGTAAGCAAAATATTCTGGGGAAGGATACATCTTGAAAGCGCATCTTCCATGTATTTTTTTACAAAAGGAGGTAAAGTTCAACACCTTTTACATCAGTTGAAATATAAGGGAAAAAAAGAAATCGGGGTTTATCTTGGAAATTTGTATGGAAAAGAACTCAAAACCTCGGATTTATATAAAGATGTGGATGTTATTATCCCAGTGCCATTACACCCGCGGAAAAATCACAAACGCGGATATAATCAGAGTGAAATGTTTGCAAGGGGTTTGAGCGAATCTTTTTCAAAACCGGTTGATATTAAAGCCCTGATTCGAACACATGCATCGGAAACTCAGACAAAAAAATCACGTTTTAGAAGATGGGAGAATGTGGAGGAGATATTTGCACTTAAAAATCATCAACATTTGTATAATAAACATATTTTGCTGGTTGACGACGTAATAACAACGGGGGCCACTATTGAAGCATGTGGTAAAATTCTTTTAAATATACAGGGCGTAAAACTAAGCGTAGCAAGTATTGCCTGCGCTTTGCATTAG
- a CDS encoding OmpA family protein, translating to MKGIPRPGEKVMFTGGKNKKIFSGVTAADGKFDILIPKGDTYDVKYRSINGDVDYKKFSIPTEEGLFTYEYILKYDLPRTVTLDNVFFDTGKSSLRPESYTALETLLEVMKLKPSLVIEIAGHTDNVGTSESNMILSLNRANSVKGYLVKKGIASERILTKGYGDTQPVADNETDESRQKNRRTEVRIVEE from the coding sequence ATGAAAGGCATACCGCGGCCGGGAGAAAAAGTAATGTTCACGGGGGGAAAAAACAAAAAAATATTTAGCGGAGTTACTGCTGCTGACGGGAAGTTTGATATTCTTATACCTAAAGGCGACACCTATGATGTCAAATACCGCAGCATAAACGGTGATGTTGATTATAAAAAATTTAGCATCCCTACAGAGGAAGGCTTGTTTACTTACGAATACATATTAAAATATGACCTTCCCAGAACTGTTACGTTGGATAATGTGTTTTTTGATACCGGAAAATCCTCACTTCGCCCCGAATCTTATACGGCCTTAGAAACTTTGCTTGAAGTAATGAAACTGAAGCCTTCGCTGGTAATTGAAATTGCAGGCCATACTGATAATGTAGGAACATCTGAATCAAATATGATATTGTCATTGAATCGTGCAAACTCTGTTAAAGGGTACCTTGTAAAAAAAGGCATAGCTTCTGAACGTATTCTAACAAAAGGTTATGGCGACACCCAGCCGGTGGCCGATAACGAAACAGATGAAAGCCGCCAGAAGAACAGAAGGACAGAGGTCAGGATTGTTGAGGAATAA
- a CDS encoding heavy-metal-associated domain-containing protein, giving the protein MKKQIIGILAFVFLFAYAGTAFGQTKETIKEEKIKVGFHCPNGKALIEKELIKSTGVKEVFADLDTKIVTVKFVEGQTNKDELVKAIEKIGYTTEFTKPGTPINKACSHD; this is encoded by the coding sequence ATGAAAAAACAAATTATCGGCATCCTGGCATTCGTTTTCTTATTTGCTTATGCAGGTACTGCATTTGGACAAACTAAAGAAACTATTAAAGAAGAAAAAATAAAAGTAGGATTCCATTGCCCTAACGGCAAGGCTCTTATTGAAAAAGAATTAATAAAATCAACAGGCGTAAAAGAAGTTTTTGCCGACCTGGACACTAAAATTGTAACTGTAAAATTTGTGGAAGGACAGACTAACAAAGACGAACTGGTGAAAGCCATTGAAAAAATTGGCTATACTACAGAATTTACAAAACCGGGAACGCCTATAAACAAAGCCTGTTCACACGATTAA
- a CDS encoding gliding motility-associated C-terminal domain-containing protein codes for MKKIVLLFTLLFIAYIAKAQDYLISAGGTVTACAENFYDGGGYGGDYGANENYIMTFHSNSANPSLTHLRFGFNAFDIEPGDTLIAYDGSSISANVLGKYNNNNLPPAYIFATINNLSGDLTFQFKSNGSFNSPGWWASFVCTPACQEINSLYHPTLTVPAPDDSNYIDICIGDPITFAARGSGPAFPQSGLNYLQDSTNCTFLWDFGDGTTATGQIVTHTYTVVRGYDVALTITDMRGCVNSNYLGGRVRISKTPFAQINPLQDICSSADTTYVTLGYNSSSIVVVEPISSQQSASQIFDSTMFIPDGPNCPQQCYNTFVTFMAFAPNATITNVNDILSICVNMEHSFTGDLGFRIICPNGQNVQLDPNIHSGGAYMGQPYGGGSHDMYDNGCDPANNPYGSGWTYCWSQIYPQHGTLDQLSNGGGTIDSTNTVNHTNYITPNNSLAGLIGCPLNGTWNIEICDDYGIDNGYIFWWELNLDPSLLPVTWGYQVPIDTIFWGGSFFSIINDSTIMIIPDSGGIFPYTVTVIDVFGCSYDTTLYVQVVQTPDVDLGPDTTLCGNNLSYTLDAGVADQYWWSTGNTTQSQPVTDDGIFIVHVANLSSISNTQCWAFDTVTIKVLEQPAIVDLGPDICSTVPITLDAGNNTGPFQYNWSTNQHTQTIVVSTSGNYSVSVAEEFGYNCETTDNIYVTILPEPTIDIGEDTSICSFNYMGLRVTDINNYLDQFSYSYLWATDPVSNIHGQNTRNVEMGCLTPGLEYTISVTVTGCTSVGDTRKVISKNCELELYNIITPNGDSQNDVFKVKGIENFPNSNMKIYNRWGKKIYESDNYGADDSNLWDGGNEADGVYFYVLTVNYGDFWDCVEVLNYHGTVTLFR; via the coding sequence ATGAAAAAAATAGTTTTACTTTTTACTTTATTATTCATTGCTTATATAGCAAAGGCCCAAGATTACCTGATAAGCGCCGGGGGTACTGTAACGGCTTGTGCGGAGAATTTTTACGACGGTGGTGGCTATGGAGGAGATTATGGTGCAAACGAAAATTATATCATGACCTTTCATTCCAATTCCGCAAATCCTTCTTTAACACATCTCCGATTCGGTTTTAACGCATTTGATATTGAACCCGGCGATACTCTGATAGCATATGATGGCTCATCAATATCTGCCAATGTGCTGGGAAAATATAACAACAATAACTTGCCTCCGGCATATATTTTTGCAACAATAAATAACCTGAGCGGCGATCTGACTTTTCAGTTTAAATCCAACGGCTCATTTAACAGCCCCGGATGGTGGGCATCTTTTGTTTGTACGCCTGCCTGCCAGGAAATAAATTCTCTTTATCATCCAACATTGACTGTTCCAGCTCCTGACGACAGCAATTATATCGATATCTGCATTGGCGATCCTATAACATTTGCAGCAAGAGGCAGCGGCCCTGCTTTCCCTCAAAGCGGACTAAACTACCTTCAGGACAGTACCAATTGCACCTTTTTATGGGATTTTGGTGATGGCACAACGGCTACAGGTCAGATCGTTACACACACCTATACAGTTGTAAGGGGATATGATGTCGCGTTAACCATTACAGATATGCGTGGCTGTGTTAACTCAAATTATCTTGGGGGCAGGGTACGTATTTCAAAAACTCCTTTTGCTCAAATAAACCCTTTGCAAGATATTTGTTCCAGTGCAGACACAACTTATGTTACCCTTGGATATAATTCTTCTTCTATTGTGGTTGTTGAGCCTATCAGCTCACAGCAATCTGCCAGCCAGATATTTGACAGCACCATGTTTATTCCCGACGGTCCTAACTGCCCTCAACAATGTTATAACACCTTTGTTACATTTATGGCTTTCGCTCCCAATGCAACAATAACAAACGTAAATGATATTTTGTCTATTTGCGTAAATATGGAGCATTCGTTTACCGGCGACCTTGGCTTTCGCATAATTTGTCCGAATGGACAAAACGTTCAGCTTGATCCCAACATTCATTCCGGTGGCGCTTATATGGGGCAGCCTTACGGAGGTGGTAGTCATGATATGTATGATAATGGTTGTGATCCGGCAAATAACCCATATGGGTCCGGCTGGACCTACTGCTGGTCGCAAATCTATCCGCAGCACGGGACCCTGGACCAACTTTCTAACGGCGGTGGAACTATTGATTCCACAAATACTGTTAACCACACCAACTACATCACGCCAAATAATTCACTTGCAGGACTGATCGGTTGTCCCCTCAATGGAACATGGAATATTGAAATTTGTGATGACTATGGAATTGACAACGGCTATATTTTCTGGTGGGAGCTGAATCTTGATCCTTCATTACTACCGGTAACCTGGGGTTATCAGGTTCCTATTGACACTATTTTTTGGGGTGGTTCTTTTTTCAGTATAATAAACGATAGCACTATTATGATTATCCCCGATTCCGGAGGCATATTTCCTTATACGGTTACAGTAATAGATGTTTTTGGATGTTCTTATGACACAACATTATATGTTCAGGTAGTTCAAACACCTGATGTTGACCTCGGCCCGGACACAACTTTATGCGGCAACAATCTCTCCTACACTTTGGATGCAGGTGTTGCTGACCAGTATTGGTGGTCAACAGGAAATACAACACAATCTCAGCCTGTAACAGATGACGGAATATTTATAGTTCATGTAGCCAATTTAAGTTCAATAAGCAATACACAGTGCTGGGCTTTTGACACTGTTACTATCAAAGTTCTGGAGCAGCCCGCAATAGTTGATTTAGGACCCGATATATGCAGTACGGTTCCCATAACACTCGATGCTGGCAATAATACAGGGCCATTTCAATATAACTGGTCAACCAACCAGCATACACAAACAATAGTAGTCAGCACTTCAGGTAATTATTCAGTTAGTGTGGCTGAAGAATTCGGATACAATTGTGAAACTACTGATAATATTTATGTTACCATACTGCCCGAACCAACAATAGACATCGGAGAAGATACGTCCATATGTAGTTTTAATTATATGGGGTTGAGAGTAACAGATATTAACAATTACCTTGATCAATTTTCATATTCATACCTGTGGGCAACTGACCCTGTTTCAAATATACATGGCCAAAACACACGAAATGTCGAAATGGGATGCTTGACACCAGGGTTGGAATATACGATTTCTGTTACAGTTACTGGCTGTACCTCGGTTGGCGACACCCGTAAAGTAATTTCTAAAAATTGTGAATTGGAATTATACAATATCATAACTCCAAACGGTGATTCTCAAAATGATGTTTTTAAAGTAAAAGGCATTGAAAACTTTCCCAACAGTAATATGAAAATATATAACAGATGGGGTAAAAAGATTTATGAATCGGACAATTACGGGGCTGATGATAGTAATTTGTGGGATGGAGGCAATGAGGCTGACGGAGTATATTTTTACGTTTTAACTGTTAACTACGGAGACTTCTGGGATTGTGTTGAGGTTTTAAATTATCATGGAACTGTAACCTTATTCAGGTAA
- the gatE gene encoding Glu-tRNA(Gln) amidotransferase subunit GatE, translating to MKQDFDPKNNYEETKNAIGFVALKDATQNDWTRIGFMSGLEVHQQLKTKQKLFCHCPAGIFQKKNQYDAELIRHMRPTLSELGEYDGTALMEFKTRKEIIYRIKNETACTYDVDDTPPFKLNKEALEYALEISLLNKLNIVGEVHITRKQYLDGSIPTGFQRTAILGVEGEIPLKNKKIRLIQLSIEEDSCREISDIGHVRIYTTDRLGTPLIETVTYPDMLNPYEVKEACDYIRFLNRSTGKVRTGIGAGRQDVNVSCKGGTRVEIKGVSHTRWIPKLTHNEAFRQWALLHIQEILKNKFGDGSKWKMNYKQIDLGSFHFSNLPINDENKKYYQFYAINLPGFKKLLSHFTQPGKMFADEFSERLKVIACIEQPNMTHSEEFQPFISEDDFSKIRTLLEAESEDAQIILWGPENDMKTALETVEERCKWAFNGVPNETRKSFEDGTTIFERVLPGADRMYPDTDSVPIPLHDEYINSLKERLPEEVMTRYQILKKWNVPEDTYNFIFKKNLFPVIEKIVAELGYNPKFMGTFFGQTLKFVEGHYEKSPFFCYEMIYDLFSYIKKSELDTQIAKKMLPVLIEHPKMDFDSILATIKFKKISKAEILSDISFMKEKFSQIQISNNPDVGIHWIMGNLRKKATGNINLAELKEIIETTH from the coding sequence ATGAAACAAGATTTTGACCCGAAAAACAACTATGAAGAAACTAAAAATGCGATAGGTTTTGTTGCACTGAAAGATGCTACACAGAACGATTGGACCCGCATCGGATTCATGTCGGGACTGGAAGTACATCAACAACTTAAAACCAAACAAAAACTTTTTTGCCATTGTCCCGCCGGTATTTTTCAGAAAAAGAACCAGTACGATGCCGAGCTTATTCGACACATGAGGCCAACGCTCAGCGAGCTGGGGGAATATGATGGCACGGCATTGATGGAATTTAAAACTCGCAAGGAAATCATTTACCGCATAAAGAATGAAACCGCCTGTACTTACGATGTGGACGACACTCCGCCATTTAAGCTGAATAAAGAAGCGTTGGAATATGCCCTGGAAATTTCTTTATTAAACAAACTGAATATTGTCGGCGAAGTACATATCACCCGCAAGCAGTATCTTGACGGTAGCATACCCACCGGCTTTCAGCGTACGGCTATTTTAGGTGTGGAAGGCGAAATACCGCTGAAAAATAAAAAAATACGACTTATTCAGCTCAGCATTGAAGAGGATTCCTGCCGCGAAATATCAGACATCGGGCACGTCAGAATATATACAACCGACCGCCTTGGCACGCCTCTCATAGAAACAGTGACTTATCCCGATATGCTTAATCCTTATGAAGTGAAAGAAGCCTGTGATTACATTCGTTTTTTGAACCGCAGCACAGGCAAGGTACGTACAGGCATTGGCGCCGGAAGGCAGGACGTGAACGTAAGCTGCAAGGGTGGCACACGTGTGGAAATTAAAGGAGTTTCGCATACACGATGGATACCCAAACTTACACATAACGAAGCATTCCGCCAGTGGGCACTCCTGCATATACAGGAAATCTTAAAAAATAAATTCGGCGACGGCAGCAAATGGAAAATGAATTACAAGCAAATTGACCTTGGAAGTTTCCATTTTTCAAATCTTCCGATTAATGATGAAAACAAAAAATATTATCAATTTTATGCAATAAACCTTCCGGGATTCAAAAAATTATTATCACATTTTACACAACCCGGAAAAATGTTTGCCGATGAGTTCAGCGAAAGGTTAAAAGTTATTGCCTGCATTGAGCAACCCAACATGACTCATTCCGAAGAATTCCAGCCTTTTATCAGCGAAGATGATTTTTCGAAAATACGAACCTTGCTTGAAGCCGAAAGCGAAGATGCACAGATAATTCTCTGGGGACCCGAAAATGATATGAAAACCGCGCTGGAAACCGTGGAAGAACGTTGTAAATGGGCTTTTAATGGCGTACCCAACGAAACCCGCAAATCCTTTGAAGACGGCACAACAATCTTTGAACGTGTACTGCCGGGCGCCGACCGCATGTATCCTGACACCGATTCGGTTCCTATTCCCCTGCATGACGAATATATCAACAGCTTAAAAGAAAGATTGCCTGAAGAAGTAATGACACGTTATCAGATACTAAAAAAATGGAATGTCCCGGAAGATACTTATAATTTCATTTTCAAAAAGAACTTATTTCCCGTCATTGAAAAAATTGTTGCTGAGCTTGGTTATAACCCTAAATTTATGGGAACATTTTTTGGGCAGACCTTAAAATTTGTAGAAGGGCATTACGAAAAATCACCTTTCTTCTGCTACGAAATGATATACGACCTTTTCAGTTACATTAAGAAAAGCGAGCTGGACACCCAAATAGCCAAAAAAATGCTTCCGGTACTTATTGAACATCCCAAAATGGATTTTGATTCAATACTTGCCACTATAAAATTTAAGAAAATAAGCAAAGCGGAGATACTTTCCGATATTTCGTTTATGAAAGAAAAATTCAGTCAGATACAAATATCTAACAACCCCGATGTAGGAATACACTGGATTATGGGAAACCTGCGGAAAAAAGCTACCGGAAATATTAACCTGGCTGAATTAAAAGAAATAATAGAAACAACACACTAA
- the gatD gene encoding Glu-tRNA(Gln) amidotransferase subunit GatD: MSEDFFQGYKGEALEVLKKFNVRVWGQAEVDTTRGLFKGTVLPRAENDDDKHIVLKVITGYNIGVDIDTIKTMKEVGYKKANYKIPEKEFPYTPGLPKVKLIGTGGTIASRLDYRTGAVIPAFTPGELYGAVPELADICNLETEKLFAVFSENMGPEQYKKLAVAIGQEIEKGVEGIIIGHGTDTLHYTAAALTFMVQNPPVPIVLVGSQRSSDRPSSDAALNLMHAATAAAYGDIAEVMVCMFGPTSDEYGFLHRGTRVRKMHSSYRSTFRTIGDIPVGTVTRKGVFPQKPIYNHRRKDTNVKITPVFEEKVGMLYYYTNMQPDMIDSMVDNGYKGIIIIGTGLGHVNKPIYPAIVRAVEKGVAIYMTVQTLWGYVHMFVYDTGRDLMAKGIIPAENMLPEVAYIKLGWALGQTNDLEKVKEIMLTPINDDITPREPYNGYLIYQGGVKEVEDFIKKVHK, from the coding sequence ATGAGCGAAGATTTTTTTCAGGGTTATAAAGGAGAAGCACTGGAAGTTCTCAAAAAGTTTAATGTCAGAGTATGGGGTCAGGCCGAAGTGGATACCACGCGAGGTTTGTTCAAGGGCACCGTGTTGCCACGAGCTGAAAACGACGACGACAAACATATCGTTCTTAAAGTTATCACGGGCTATAACATTGGCGTTGATATTGATACTATAAAGACGATGAAAGAGGTGGGTTATAAAAAAGCCAACTATAAGATACCCGAGAAGGAGTTTCCTTATACGCCAGGTTTACCAAAAGTGAAATTAATAGGAACGGGAGGTACTATAGCTTCCCGCCTTGATTACAGAACCGGAGCGGTTATTCCGGCCTTTACCCCGGGCGAATTGTATGGTGCCGTACCCGAACTGGCAGACATCTGCAACCTGGAAACCGAAAAACTTTTTGCCGTTTTCAGCGAAAACATGGGCCCCGAGCAATACAAAAAGTTAGCTGTGGCTATTGGTCAGGAAATCGAAAAAGGTGTTGAAGGGATTATCATTGGGCATGGAACCGATACTTTGCATTATACCGCAGCAGCGTTAACCTTCATGGTACAAAACCCACCGGTGCCTATTGTGTTAGTTGGTTCACAACGTTCGTCCGACCGTCCGAGTTCCGATGCCGCACTGAACCTGATGCATGCCGCGACTGCTGCTGCTTATGGCGATATTGCCGAAGTGATGGTGTGCATGTTCGGCCCTACATCCGATGAATATGGCTTTCTGCACCGCGGTACACGTGTAAGAAAAATGCATTCGTCTTACCGCTCAACTTTCCGCACTATTGGAGACATCCCCGTGGGTACTGTTACCCGCAAAGGCGTTTTCCCTCAAAAACCAATATACAACCATCGAAGAAAAGACACTAATGTTAAAATTACCCCTGTTTTTGAAGAAAAAGTAGGTATGCTGTATTATTATACCAATATGCAGCCCGACATGATAGATTCTATGGTGGATAATGGTTATAAAGGAATAATAATTATCGGGACAGGGCTGGGGCACGTTAATAAACCAATATATCCTGCTATTGTCAGGGCCGTAGAAAAAGGAGTGGCAATATATATGACAGTTCAGACATTATGGGGTTATGTTCATATGTTTGTTTATGATACCGGTCGCGACTTGATGGCAAAAGGCATCATTCCTGCAGAAAATATGCTGCCAGAAGTGGCCTATATAAAACTGGGATGGGCTTTAGGGCAAACCAACGACCTGGAAAAAGTGAAAGAGATCATGCTCACACCTATTAACGACGATATCACGCCCAGAGAACCTTACAACGGCTACCTTATTTATCAGGGCGGGGTAAAAGAAGTGGAAGACTTTATTAAGAAAGTACACAAATAA